GGGAGCGGGCACCCCGCACCGAGACCGTCTCCAGGTATTCGGGGGGTACGGATGCGGAGAGTTCCCTGACCAGGTCGACCGTATCGACGGACTCGCCGCGGAGTGACAATGTCTCGTCAGGGCCATAGAGCAGGTCGCCCTCCTGCACCTCGCCGGCCTTTGTGATCTGCATCGTCCCGTCTGCCAGGACAGGGATCCTGTGCTCCCGCGTGGCGCGGAGGGTCTTGCCGGTGGCCGTGCGGATGCGGAGCGTCTCGCCCTCCTTGACCGGGCGTCGGGTGACCTTCTGCACCGCCCGGTAGCCCTGCGGCGTGAGGACGGCGAGGTCGGCCGGGAGATATGCGTCGCCGTCGAGAGGCAGTTCGTCCAGCCGCATCGTCAGGTGCCGGCCGGAGACGCGGAAAGGAACGACCGTGCTCCCGTCGAGACAAAACGGGCGCGTACCAAAGTACTCGAGGTCGTGGACGTGGAGGTCGCCCGCGAGGTGGCGGTCCGCGAGTTCGGGCGGGAGCTGGAGGAGGTACTGCTCCTTGGAGATCTTGTCGGCCTTCTTCTTGTGCGAGGTCTCGGCGTTCTCCTGGAGGTTCGCGTTGTCGTGGGCCTCGAAACCGCGGCCGACGTCGATGAGGTGGGCGTCGAAGACAGGGGTGCCGACGCGGGTGCAGACGTTCCTGTACTGGACCATCCCCTTCTCCAGGAAGGTCATATTCACGATCTCGCGGATCAGGGGGCCGGAGAGGGAGCGGAGTCCCAGTTTCCTGATCCTCTCCTCGACCTCCTTTGCGATCTCCCCGGCCTGCTCGGGCGTCGCCCCGGCATAACCGTAGAAGTCCTCGACCAGTTTTGTCTCCTTCTCTATCTGGGCGATGATCTTCGACCGGTCCCACTCGAAGATATGGCCCTCGGACGACCTGACCCTGGGGAGTGGGGGGAGGAAAACACCGTCAAGGGTCGCCTGCCGGGACAGGGAAGATCCGGAACTGTCCTTTCCGGGCATGCCCGAGCCCTGCCTCTTCTGCGTCTCCACCGTCACTCACCCGCGGCAATCCGGTCGACGACGTCCTCCCGCAGAAGGCCCTTCTCGAAGAGGTCGGAAGAGGTGTAAAAATCGTCTTCACCGCACCGCAGGACAGGCGCCTCGTTCACAAAGACGCCGTTCACCCGTAGTTCGGTGAGTGATTCGGCTGAGGACATGTCCTCCTCGACGAAGGGATAGCCCCGTGCCGTGAGATAGTCCTTCAGGAGTTCGCAGTGCGGACAGCATTCGAGAGTATATACGATGAATTGCGGATAATCAGCCATGAAAACACTCCCACGATCCTGGTTCAGGCGATCGGTTCAGCCCGTATAGTATCGGGATGATCCCATATGGATTGATCCCATAGGAATGGAAGACCTTCACTGTCAGAGAGAATCAAGTTTATGATTTCGTCCGATGGTGCTTTGTAGCATGGTTGTGATATAGTGGAGATACTATGGTGCGGGCTTTTGTCGCGATCGAACTCTCTGACGAGGTCAGGGAGAGCCTGCGCGCGGCGCAGGACCGGCTCCGCATGAGCACGGCCAGGCTGAGCCTGGTGAACCCGGCGCTGGCGCACATCACGCTCAAGTTCCTCGGCGAGGTGGAACAGGAGCGGATCGGGGCCGTGGAGGACGCCCTGCGCGGCGTGAAGGGGAGGGCGTACCCCCTGACTGTCGGCGGCGTCGGCGGGAACAACCCCGGGCGGCCGCGGGTTGTCTGGTGCGCGGTGGACGACGGCGGAGAGACCGCACGTCTGGCCGATAGGGTCGAAAAGGCTCTCGGCCCTCTCGGTTTCCCGCGGGAGAAGCGGGCCTTCACGCCCCATGTCACCCTGGCGCGGGTGAAAGAGTTCGACCCGTCCCTGCTCGAATTGGTCCAGGAACTTGCCGCGACCGGGATGGGCACCTGCACGATCGACCGTATCGTCCTGAAAGAATCGACCCTGACCCCCACGGGCCCGGTCTACGAGACTCTTCTGGAGGTGCCTCTCGGTG
This sequence is a window from Methanofollis sp.. Protein-coding genes within it:
- a CDS encoding NrdH-redoxin, with the translated sequence MADYPQFIVYTLECCPHCELLKDYLTARGYPFVEEDMSSAESLTELRVNGVFVNEAPVLRCGEDDFYTSSDLFEKGLLREDVVDRIAAGE
- the thpR gene encoding RNA 2',3'-cyclic phosphodiesterase encodes the protein MVRAFVAIELSDEVRESLRAAQDRLRMSTARLSLVNPALAHITLKFLGEVEQERIGAVEDALRGVKGRAYPLTVGGVGGNNPGRPRVVWCAVDDGGETARLADRVEKALGPLGFPREKRAFTPHVTLARVKEFDPSLLELVQELAATGMGTCTIDRIVLKESTLTPTGPVYETLLEVPLGEE